In Nicotiana tabacum cultivar K326 chromosome 11, ASM71507v2, whole genome shotgun sequence, a single window of DNA contains:
- the LOC142166134 gene encoding uncharacterized protein LOC142166134: MVLAQKEIYFLRMHFVKCAYSLETHICQKLLKFPDTSLTTKKIHQFLGVLNYVRDCISYIFKYISPLTEMLKKNSPSWGKKQDEAVREIKEISNNVRSLSIPSEGKKILQTNTSNEYWSAVLFEEKDGKIKICEYASKKFKDVEQHFHSTFKNILAVKNRIKKFIFS, encoded by the coding sequence ATGGTTCTTGCTCAAAAAGAGATTTATTTTCTCAGAATGCATTTTGTCAAATGTGCATACAGTCTAGAAACACATATATGTCAGAAACTACTCAAGTTTCCAGATACCAGCCTCACAACAAAGAAGATCCATCAGTTCTTGGGTGTACTAAATTATGTAAGAGATTGCATCTCATATATCTTTAAATATATTTCTCCGCTCACAGAGATGCTAAAGAAAAATTCTCCATCATGGGGAAAGAAACAAGATGAAGCAGTCAGGGAAATAAAGGAGATATCTAATAATGTCAGGTCCCTCTCTATCCCTTCAGAAGGTAAGAAAATACTACAAACTAATACCAGCAATGAATACTGGAGTGCTgttctatttgaagaaaaagatggcAAGATCAAAATATGCGAGTATGCTAGTAAAAAGTTCAAAGATGTCGAGCAACATTTTCACTCGACTTTCAAGAACATTCTTGCCGTGAAGAATAGAATCAAGAAATTCATTTTTTcatga